The genomic stretch TGGGTGCTTCTTCAGTCATGAACCAGTTGGGGATAGCACCTTCTTCTATGCCTATCTGCAAGATCCTTTTCATGTTCGCATGTTTTTTGTTTGGTAATCTAAAACTTGAAGCAGAACAGTGGATGTCAAATAGTTGGTTCGATCTGAACTTGGTACCATTTTGTACATCTGTAATTTGTATGAGATGCTTCTAGATGGTTCAACTGTTCTCGTTTAAATTTGTTCCTCTACATGTATGGTTGATCAGAACGTGTGCTACTCTTATATGTTGTAAACCTAATGATTTGAGCGAAGTTGGTTTACTGCACTATTCTAGTATTTGTTTGAGAATAAATGTCAAGCGACTTATATTGTACTACTCAGGATGCACTCTTCCACTATGAATCGGTAGTAAAACCATCTGCTTTCAATAACTAGCTCATTTTACCGGTGAATAATCTGTTCAGCAAACATGATAAGATCATGTGCAAAATAAACCAATCAAAAGGGCTAGATGAAAAGGTTGGAAGCTGGCGTGGGTCCGAAATAAAAAAAACCATAAAAAACCAGCATCCCAAACCCGAAATGAGTGGGGACGGACATGCCAAACGAAGTAATAACTGAACGAGGAATGAAATTTCTCATGGAAGCTAAAATAAAAATCTGACTTGAGGCGAAATCAAAAATCAGCTAGATGATAATTAGACACTCCCACGTGATGCTCCAAAGACCGCGGGAACCAGACTAGATTCTCCTACATCTTTCCTCGCTGTAGAGCTCATTGTCACGTCCGTATagggattttattttatttttgcgaaACTATAGCTAGCGAGTAGTTGTTCTTCGGCTTCTCCCCGAATTTGGTACATACGCGTTGTCACATTGGTACAGAGGGTAGTTGTTCTTCCACTTCGGCTTGTATTGTACTTCACTGTTCTATTACTCTTCTAGTATTATACTCTGTATGAAATGTAAAAGCAAGGCTGACTGCATTTTCagcgttcaaaaaaaaaaaaggctgaCTGCATTTTCGTCAAAAAAGGAAAGGATGGACGGTAGCAAGTTGGGTATGAGAGCTAATCTCCAATGTGCATCTCTCCGAAGGGGTAAAAGACACAATCTATTGGAAGCTTACTAAAGATGGTTCCTACTCCGCCGTCTCGACCTACAAGATGCAATTTGAAGGCACCACTCTCACTACAATGAAACCCGCTATTTGGAAGGCTCGGGCCCCTCCCAAGTGCAAGTTGTTCGCGTGGCTAGTTTTGCAAAATAGAGTTGGGATGGCGGACCGTTTGGCTAGAAGAGGTTGGCCAAATTGTGAAAATTGTCCCTTTTGCAATCAAGTTCAAGAGTATGCCTCTCACCTTCTTTTCAAGTGTCGCTTCTCCATAGGAATTTGGAATGTCATTCTACCTTGGTGTGGGCAACTAGACATTCATACGGCACTTTGGGCTAATGAGGAAAACTTTTTTGGTTGGTGGATGAAGTTGGCCTTGGGACATGGAAGCTCCCGGAAGGCTATGGCCTCGCTCCTCATGCTTGTGTTTTGGGAGATTTGGAAAGAACTAAATGCAAGAGTCTTCTGTCATCAAGTCTCGTCGGCTGATATCTTCAACCAGGGTGGCTGGCGGCTTTCTAGAAGATTACAAGATGCATAAGGCGACTTGTTTTTTTCGATGGCTGGTCTATATGTCCATCCTATGTGATCCATGATTTGTAACTCTGAAACTGATGATTTCGTAATaaaaaaagttgtgtgcatcaatTAATGTAGAGGCCGGGgcaatccccatttcgaaaaaaaaatcaagcCTCGCTGGCTCACATGGTAATCACAAAAATCAAGGATGAGGCCAAAATGTGGAGCATGGCCGGAGCGAAATCCTTGAGTAGTGTAATCCTGGGAGAGTAAGTGTGTTTGTAAAGTCCTTGGCGTCGACAAGGCATTTGTTCTAGGCATTTTTCCTAAAAGccttctccttaattaatgaaAATGACAAGCCTTTTGCCTTGTTTAAGAAAAATATAATTTCGCATACAAACGTGACAATGCATAGATAATTCACATGAAGCAACATCAGGCTAGATAGCTTTTTTTTTACTTGATCAGGTCTTCTTGACCCATTCGGCGACTTTCCATCCGCATTCAACAGCGTCAGGCCggctcagggaggagcggcagcaTCGGCGCGCCatcgacacggtctggaggttgaagacgaaggaCATCTCAAGGGTTTCTTTGTAAAAAAAAATTGTTGAGGTGCTTTGTACCGTTTGATATTTCTCTAAATGCCAAGGTCCATTTTCGGAAAAAAAAGACTAGATAACCGAGACAAAACATTATGTACCAACAATTGTTTTCTGCACAGATAATGATAACTGCAAATGGGTGTTAGAATTTGATTTTAGTTTTTCTTACCTGAAGACAACACGTTATGCAACTTTTTGTATTTCTCACGTCTGCTTCCATGTCAAGGACAGGGAACACAACACGTAACAACCAACTAATCTAAGATCACCGGGACTTCCAGAATTATACTTATCCACTAGTCCGACAAgagatgatcagaaaaacattgacCAAATAAGCAGATTTGCCATGGATAGATTTGGGAAAAATACTATAGTGAGCCCCTCCCGCCGGCTAAAGCTTTTGATTGTTCTTTCTGGTGGCGTGATTGTCTTAAGTTGGTGCCAAAATTTAAGGAAATTGCTTTCTGTAATCTGCATAATGGGTCCTCAACCTTGCTTTGGCAAGACTGGCAACTTTTGCCTCAAATCTACACATCTCTTGTAACGATGCTCTGCAGCAAGTGTCTTTTCTTGACTTATTTCAGCTTCCCTTGTCTGTTATTGCCTATAAGGAATATCACCGGTTTGAGCAATTTCTGATGTCTAAGCAAGGAGATATGAGAAAGATCCTTGGACATATCTTCGGGGCACTACCTTTGTCATGGCTAACGCTTATTCTCTGCTCAAAAATTCTGATGAGCCACCTTTGGCTTTCAAATGGCTTTGGAACTCTTGCTGTTAAAAGAAACACAAGGTATTTTGCTGGCTAATTTTGCAAGATCACCAGAAGGACATTTTTCCTGGATGATTATTCTTGCATCTGTGTAATGATCAAATTCTGGAAACTAGGGATCATCTTTTCTTTCATTGAAAGTTTGATGCAGCTATCTGCCCGGGCTGGACTATCCCTGCATCTGTCTCATTTGGAGTGCATTGATAAGCTTAAACAGATGATCCAGAAGCCTTTCTTTATGGAAATTTCATCCTTGCAGCTTGGGCTATTTGGAAAACAAGGAATGAGTGCATCTTTTAGAATGGAAGGCCAGGTCTTTATTTCAAGGAAGAGTTGAAAGCATACCGTCAGTTTGGATCTTGGATAGATAGATTCCTTTAAATTTTAGCCAGCTTCTACCTTTAGTTTAGACTTGGCTCTTTTTTTTCGGTGCAAGGCTCATGTACAAACTGCAACCTTAAACccaaaatatataaaaatatatgcAGTAGCAAGGCTAATGTGGTTCGTAAAAAAAATGCAGAACAAGCATGACAAGACCACAAGTAACAAATTAAGGATCTTGATTGACCGGACAGGATTCAGTAGCAAAATACATAAACTATTAGCGAACCAGTTTAAGCTCAACAAAATTCCTGCTTAGGCAGCATACAGATAGTACATGTGAATTAGATATTATAAAGGGAGAAGTTTCCACATCATATTATAGGGAACTTATCTAGTTGGATTAATATCTCCTAGATGCTAACTCCTGCAAAAAGGAGCACCACGTGCTCAGGTGTCATCAGTAGCCGGGTTATACACCACCATGCCAGTGCACCCGAGCTGCGTTTCAGTAGCGCGCTAGGCATCTTGAGCTACTGGTGTGTAACAGCAAGCTAGCAGAGTTAACCTAGCTATCAGGTTCTATTAGCACGGCCCCGGAGAACATCCAAGTCCATGTCGTCAGGGTCGGTTGCCTGGATCTCAAAGTGCACCCCGTCGAGCTCGTGGCGGAATTGGTTCCTGGACACAGCATATATGGTCTTCGAACGGATGCGGGAATCATCAGGAGACCTGAAAAGAAAGAGAACACCAGTACTTAGGAATTTGTAGCAGTTAGCTGTGACAAGAGCAACCTATAGAAAAACACTGAAAGATATTCGGTACAGCAAAGGAAAAAATCCATGGAGAAGTCATGCGTATCACGCAATGTACATTCTCGTCACATTTAAAGGCCAGGCAAGGGTGTTCATCACTTGTGTGATGAGTTTGCTGGCACTACTGACTGATGTAATGTGCAACCAAAACATTGCGAAGTTACAAGGAATATAATTTCTTTTGTCTGTGGGATGTGAAGAATTAAGTTGGTAGCTGGATTAGTTTGAAACATATGACTATCATGTGATGTGTACAAACACGCTAAATACTCAAACTGAAAGGCAATGTAGGATGCACCACCGTCAGCCAGCCCCAGTATTACTGAATCTGTGCTTTAACATACATCTCTTTGCTGTTTACCACATCAATACATATTTTTACGAACAAGATCACAGCAACAAATCTTTTTCAATAATTAACACAACAATAAATCCTTTGAACATTTATCACATCAATAAATCTAGTATCCAGACAGAATCTATCAATAAGTAAATCAATCAGAATAGCTATCCTCTGAAAAAAAAATCTATCATGAGTGAATCATGTATCAGTCACGAGTGACAAGAAACAGGGGCAAGAAAGACAGGACTGACCAGGAGATGAAGAAGATCTTGCTCTTGCGGCAGTTGTCGTCGCTGACGAAATCCAGGTCGTATACGGCGTAGCGGCAGTCGTCGGCGGGGAGCGAGGCCGTGAAGTCGTCGTAGCTCTCCCCGGGGGCGCCTGTCTTCTCGACGACGACCTCCTCGCTCCTGTCGTCGATCTTGAATATCACGTACCGGTGCACCTTCCTCCTCTTGAGCTCCAAGAACGCGCTCTTGCTCCGCTCCGGCACGTCAATCCACGCCGGCGAGCCCCCGCCCTACACAGACAACCAACCGACAGACAGACTCCCCCGTCAGCCACAGAACAACAGACATTCCCGCTCGCTCGGTAAGCCCAGATCGGCGGgggaaaaggaagaaagaaaacaGAGTCGGAGTGCAAGAACAGCAACCATAAGCGTGAACCCAAGAAACTCCATGGTGTTGCTGCTATTGCCCGTGAGGAAGCGCGCGGAGGGGGGTAGTTATGAGGGGAGGGAGGGGGACAGGAGCGTGGGGACTCAccaggcacggccacgccgccgccgccagcgccatgtggtgtggccaagATCCTGGTCTCGCGGCGGGGTGGCGCTGGTCGATCCGAGGGAGGCGGGCGGGCCGAGGGATCGATCCCACGGGCACGGGCGGTGGAGGAGATTGGGTTGAGGTCggattagtttagttttatttcgGTGGAGGTGGGATCGAGGAGAAAAGGCATAGTATTGATGGTGGGATCATGGGATTCGTGCGCGGCGCCCCGCCGCGTCCGCTTGAAATCCGCGCCGTCAACACTAGATTTGGACCCGTGAAAACGGCCCAGCCAGCCCGTGGATGAAAAGTCAGACGCTCTAACGGGCCAATGGACGGCCCTGCTAGGAAGGGGCCCTCTCAAGTCTCAACCCCTTCAAAATTTATCTctagaacaaaaaaaaatctgcaaaaaaaaTCTCAACCCCTTCAAAATTTAtctataaaacaaaaaaaaaacttcctGCCCTAAAAAGGAATACTTCTTG from Lolium rigidum isolate FL_2022 chromosome 4, APGP_CSIRO_Lrig_0.1, whole genome shotgun sequence encodes the following:
- the LOC124646504 gene encoding actin-depolymerizing factor 10 isoform X1 — protein: MALAAAAWPCLGGGSPAWIDVPERSKSAFLELKRRKVHRYVIFKIDDRSEEVVVEKTGAPGESYDDFTASLPADDCRYAVYDLDFVSDDNCRKSKIFFISWSPDDSRIRSKTIYAVSRNQFRHELDGVHFEIQATDPDDMDLDVLRGRANRT
- the LOC124646504 gene encoding actin-depolymerizing factor 10 isoform X2; translated protein: MEFLGFTLMVGGGSPAWIDVPERSKSAFLELKRRKVHRYVIFKIDDRSEEVVVEKTGAPGESYDDFTASLPADDCRYAVYDLDFVSDDNCRKSKIFFISWSPDDSRIRSKTIYAVSRNQFRHELDGVHFEIQATDPDDMDLDVLRGRANRT
- the LOC124646504 gene encoding actin-depolymerizing factor 10 isoform X4, with the translated sequence MEFLGFTLMGGGSPAWIDVPERSKSAFLELKRRKVHRYVIFKIDDRSEEVVVEKTGAPGESYDDFTASLPADDCRYAVYDLDFVSDDNCRKSKIFFISWSPDDSRIRSKTIYAVSRNQFRHELDGVHFEIQATDPDDMDLDVLRGRANRT
- the LOC124646504 gene encoding actin-depolymerizing factor 10 isoform X3, with the translated sequence MALAAAAWPWGGGSPAWIDVPERSKSAFLELKRRKVHRYVIFKIDDRSEEVVVEKTGAPGESYDDFTASLPADDCRYAVYDLDFVSDDNCRKSKIFFISWSPDDSRIRSKTIYAVSRNQFRHELDGVHFEIQATDPDDMDLDVLRGRANRT